ATTCCTAGAGCGGTATGGATTGAGGTCGTTGAGAAGGACAGGGGAAAGCCCGGTTCCGACGAGGTGGCTTCCGCCGAGTGGATAGAGGTTGTAGAGGTCAAAGACAGGCTAAGTGTTGATATCCTTAGGAGTGAAATCGAGATTGGGGAGGCAGAGGCAATAGTCTTGGCCAAGGAGCTTGATGCTGACCTCCTTCTCCTGGACGAGAAAATCCCCCGCATAATAGCCAAGTCACTCGGACTTAACGTGACGGGAAGCCTTGCGGTTCTGTTTCTGGCGTGGAAGAGGGGACTTATTGATGAGGACATAGATGATTTGATTCGAGAACTCAGGTCGAAAGGCGTGTACTTCAGTGACGAAGTCGTGAAGGCCCTTAAGGAAAAATACGGTAGAACCTGAACGCCCACTCCGGATACTCCCCCGTGAGACACGCCAGGCATAGGTCCCTCCTGCCAACGGCCCGGATGAGGCCCTCAACGCTGAGGTAAGCGAGGCTGTCCGCTCCGACTGCTTTTTTAACCTTTTCTACGCCTCCAAAGGCCGCTATGAGCTCGTGCCTATTGGGTATGTCTATCCCCATGTAGCATGGGTACCTTATCGGTGGCGAGGCTATTCTGACGTGCACTTCCTTTGCACCGGCCTTCCTGAGCATCTCTACTATACGTTTCATGGTCGTGCCCCTGACTATCGAATCATCGACGAGAACCACGCGCCTTCCGCTGACGACCTCATTCACCGGCGAGAGCTTGAGCTTAACCTTCAGCTCGCGGTTGAACTGGCTCGGGGTTATGAAGGTCCTCCCTATGTAGCGGTTCTTTATCAAGCCTTCAGCGTAAGGAATCCCGCTTTCCTGAGAAAAGCCGAGAGCGGCCGCTCTTCCCGAGTCCGGCACGGCTATAACGACGTCTCCATCAACCGGGCTCTCTCTTGCCAGCTCCTTACCCATCCTTACCCTCGCAACGTAGACGCTCGTTCCGTCGAGAA
Above is a genomic segment from Thermococcus sp. containing:
- a CDS encoding DUF3368 domain-containing protein, giving the protein MKVVSNSGPLIALAKVGKLYVLRELFGKIIIPRAVWIEVVEKDRGKPGSDEVASAEWIEVVEVKDRLSVDILRSEIEIGEAEAIVLAKELDADLLLLDEKIPRIIAKSLGLNVTGSLAVLFLAWKRGLIDEDIDDLIRELRSKGVYFSDEVVKALKEKYGRT